One Parageobacillus sp. KH3-4 genomic region harbors:
- a CDS encoding ECF transporter S component: MPATTKGLRLVDILTTIVIAVVFGIIYKIWGPLYYSVKPLGFHIDQLIYGMWFIAASVAYLLIRKPGVALLAEIAASSGELIMGSEWGLEVLIYGVVQGLLAEAVFAAFRYKRFDALVVSLGAIGSTIGSLVMDFYKGYIEALAPWNLALFLIARFIGAIVISGVFAASLVKALEKTGVVQMLRPASKDDYDALDR, from the coding sequence ATGCCAGCAACAACTAAAGGATTGAGGCTCGTTGATATTTTAACGACAATTGTGATTGCTGTCGTTTTTGGGATCATCTATAAAATTTGGGGGCCGCTTTATTACTCTGTTAAGCCACTCGGCTTCCATATTGATCAATTGATTTACGGCATGTGGTTTATCGCTGCGTCGGTGGCGTACTTGTTGATTCGTAAACCGGGCGTCGCGCTATTGGCGGAAATTGCTGCTTCTTCTGGAGAATTGATTATGGGTTCCGAATGGGGGTTAGAAGTGCTCATTTACGGAGTTGTGCAAGGACTTTTAGCGGAAGCAGTGTTTGCCGCATTTCGCTATAAACGATTTGACGCGTTGGTCGTGTCGCTTGGAGCGATTGGCTCGACGATCGGTTCGCTTGTGATGGATTTTTACAAAGGGTATATTGAAGCACTGGCTCCTTGGAACTTGGCGTTATTCCTTATCGCCCGCTTTATTGGCGCGATTGTCATTTCTGGTGTTTTCGCTGCTTCGCTAGTAAAGGCGTTGGAAAAAACGGGAGTGGTACAAATGCTGCGTCCAGCTTCAAAAGATGATTACGACGCGCTTGATCGTTAA
- the tenA gene encoding thiaminase II yields MSFAMELRKKADTIWQASFEHPFVRELGEGTLDLVRFRYYVMQDAYYLRHFARVQALGAAKSPDLATTARMAHHAQSTCEAELSLHETFAELLGITEEEKASFIPAPTAYAYTSHMYRAAYEGHLGDVIAAILPCYWLYYEIGERLKDCQPEEPIYQKWIGTYSSEWFRGLVKEQIARLDAIAKAVTESDRKRMEQHFLISSEYEYEFWEMAYRLETWPSARKEIREHASNN; encoded by the coding sequence ATGTCGTTTGCGATGGAATTGCGGAAAAAGGCCGACACCATTTGGCAGGCAAGTTTTGAACATCCTTTTGTGAGAGAGTTGGGGGAAGGGACGCTAGACCTTGTTCGTTTTCGTTATTATGTCATGCAAGATGCATATTATTTGCGCCATTTTGCGAGAGTGCAAGCGCTTGGAGCGGCGAAGTCTCCGGATTTGGCGACAACCGCACGCATGGCGCATCATGCCCAAAGCACATGTGAAGCGGAATTATCTTTGCATGAGACGTTTGCCGAGCTGCTTGGGATCACGGAAGAAGAGAAAGCGTCATTTATTCCGGCCCCAACCGCATACGCATATACGTCGCATATGTACCGGGCTGCGTACGAAGGACATCTAGGAGATGTGATTGCAGCGATTTTGCCGTGCTATTGGCTCTATTATGAAATTGGCGAGAGATTAAAAGATTGCCAGCCAGAAGAGCCAATCTATCAGAAATGGATTGGAACATACAGCTCCGAATGGTTTCGCGGCCTAGTGAAAGAGCAAATCGCCCGTTTGGATGCGATCGCCAAAGCAGTTACCGAATCTGATCGCAAGCGGATGGAGCAGCATTTTCTTATTAGCAGTGAATATGAGTACGAATTTTGGGAAATGGCATATCGTTTAGAAACATGGCCATCAGCAAGAAAGGAGATAAGAGAACATGCCAGCAACAACTAA
- a CDS encoding class I SAM-dependent rRNA methyltransferase gives MANVFLKRKRKKRLEQGHPWIFQSEVDYIEGDFEPGDFVDVYNHQRYFLAKGYINPKSQIIVRVLTQNPDEELNEQLFVARIRKAWEYRQRMIPGVRSCRAIYGEADFLPGLIVDKYEDVLVAQILSLGMEKRKDWILRGLLEVFQPKAIYLRNDVYVRELEGLPQEKGFWYGESETEVLIEENGVKYIVDIENGQKTGFFFDQRQNRAAIKPLINSDTTVLDCFTHTGSFMLNACLYGAKHVTAVDISEHAIETAKRNAALNGFTNVDFVVANAFDYLREAVRDGKKWDVVIIDPPAFAKSAQAVPKALRGYKDINLNGLKLVKDGGFFVTASCSYHVHADLFQAMIAEAAFDAKKILRQVYWSGAGYDHPKLLAADEGDYLKFAIYEVRSRR, from the coding sequence GTGGCAAACGTATTTTTAAAACGAAAGCGGAAAAAACGGTTAGAACAAGGACATCCGTGGATTTTTCAAAGCGAAGTCGATTATATTGAAGGTGATTTTGAGCCAGGCGATTTTGTCGATGTATACAATCATCAACGCTACTTTTTGGCAAAGGGCTATATTAACCCGAAATCGCAAATTATTGTGCGCGTTTTGACACAAAATCCCGATGAAGAGCTAAATGAACAATTGTTTGTCGCCCGAATCCGCAAAGCATGGGAGTACCGCCAGCGAATGATTCCCGGCGTTCGCTCATGCCGTGCCATTTACGGCGAAGCCGACTTTTTGCCGGGGCTGATCGTCGATAAATACGAAGACGTGCTTGTCGCGCAAATTCTTTCTCTTGGAATGGAAAAACGGAAAGACTGGATTTTGCGCGGCTTGCTGGAAGTTTTTCAGCCAAAAGCGATTTATTTGCGCAATGACGTGTATGTCCGCGAGCTGGAAGGATTGCCTCAAGAAAAAGGCTTTTGGTACGGCGAGTCGGAAACGGAAGTGCTGATTGAAGAAAACGGCGTCAAATATATCGTTGACATTGAAAACGGGCAAAAGACGGGATTTTTCTTCGACCAAAGACAAAACCGCGCGGCGATTAAACCGCTTATTAACAGCGATACAACGGTGCTCGATTGTTTTACTCATACCGGTTCGTTTATGCTCAATGCGTGCTTATATGGAGCGAAACACGTCACCGCGGTCGATATTTCCGAACACGCTATTGAAACTGCAAAGCGCAATGCGGCGCTAAACGGCTTTACCAACGTCGATTTTGTCGTCGCCAATGCCTTCGATTATTTGCGCGAAGCAGTTCGCGACGGAAAGAAATGGGATGTCGTCATCATTGACCCGCCGGCGTTTGCGAAATCGGCACAAGCCGTTCCGAAAGCGTTGCGCGGCTATAAAGACATTAACTTAAACGGCTTAAAGCTTGTCAAAGATGGCGGCTTTTTCGTCACCGCCAGCTGCTCGTATCATGTTCACGCCGATTTGTTCCAAGCGATGATCGCAGAAGCGGCGTTTGACGCGAAGAAAATTTTGCGGCAAGTGTACTGGAGCGGCGCCGGCTACGACCATCCGAAGCTGCTTGCCGCCGACGAAGGCGATTATTTAAAATTTGCCATTTACGAAGTGCGCTCGCGCAGGTAA
- a CDS encoding MFS transporter codes for MNVQRSSAVIEAKEKIWTKDFVLICLANFFVFLGFQMTLPTIPLFVEHLGGNDQLIGLVVGIFTFSALIMRPFAGHALETKGRRFIFLLGLAIFVFSVGSYSFITSILLLFMMRVIQGIGWGFSTTAAGTIATDIIPASRRGEGMGYYGLSGNLALAFGPSAGLLLAGILSFHHLFLICAALGLASLLFAANITYKKVEKQQMQAHHKWDIYEKSALEPSILLFFLTVTFGGIASFLPLYTAEKGVSGIQWYFLLYALALMVTRTFAGQLYDKKGHRAVFIPGAALILIAMLLLAWLPSNVILFTAAILYGLGFGTVQPALQAWSVERAAKNRKGMANATFFAFFDLGVGVGAMVFGQIGHWFGYSSIYMTAALSVLISISFYLYILHRNKKMRNA; via the coding sequence GTGAATGTGCAACGAAGTAGCGCAGTGATAGAAGCAAAAGAAAAAATTTGGACAAAAGATTTTGTGCTAATTTGTTTAGCCAATTTTTTTGTTTTTCTCGGCTTTCAAATGACGTTGCCGACGATTCCGCTTTTTGTCGAGCATCTTGGCGGAAATGATCAGCTAATCGGTCTGGTTGTCGGGATTTTTACGTTTTCGGCGTTAATCATGCGACCGTTTGCCGGTCATGCGCTTGAGACGAAGGGACGGCGTTTCATATTTTTGTTAGGACTTGCGATATTTGTCTTTTCTGTAGGGTCATATAGCTTTATTACAAGCATCTTATTGCTCTTTATGATGAGAGTCATTCAAGGCATTGGATGGGGGTTTTCCACCACGGCGGCAGGCACGATTGCAACAGACATCATTCCTGCCAGCCGAAGAGGAGAAGGAATGGGATATTATGGCTTGTCAGGGAATTTAGCGCTTGCTTTCGGACCGTCTGCAGGGTTATTGCTTGCTGGAATTTTGTCTTTTCACCATCTTTTTTTGATTTGTGCCGCTTTAGGCTTGGCGTCACTGTTGTTTGCCGCGAATATTACATATAAAAAGGTTGAGAAACAGCAAATGCAAGCGCATCATAAATGGGATATTTATGAAAAAAGCGCGCTGGAACCGTCGATTTTACTGTTTTTCCTGACGGTAACGTTTGGGGGAATCGCATCATTTCTTCCATTGTATACAGCAGAAAAAGGAGTTTCAGGAATTCAATGGTATTTCTTGCTATACGCGCTTGCACTCATGGTGACGAGAACGTTTGCCGGGCAGTTGTATGACAAAAAAGGACACCGGGCGGTATTTATACCGGGTGCCGCATTGATTCTCATTGCCATGTTATTGTTGGCCTGGCTGCCAAGCAATGTGATTTTGTTTACCGCAGCTATTCTTTACGGGTTGGGATTTGGAACAGTACAACCGGCGCTGCAAGCATGGTCTGTCGAGAGGGCGGCAAAAAACCGCAAAGGAATGGCGAATGCGACCTTTTTCGCGTTTTTCGATTTAGGGGTTGGCGTAGGAGCGATGGTGTTTGGACAAATCGGCCACTGGTTCGGTTACTCTAGCATTTATATGACCGCCGCGCTCTCCGTGCTGATTTCTATTAGTTTTTACCTATATATCTTGCATAGAAATAAAAAAATGCGAAACGCTTAG
- a CDS encoding YfiT family bacillithiol transferase: MDDIRYPIGKFKAPEAFREEDIKQWVADIRQAPAKLREAVSGLNEEQLNTPYRDGGWTVVQVVHHLADASMNAFLRTKWILTEDVPSIKPFEESEWAKTIEACSLPIESSLQLLEGLHERWTRLLESLRAEDFERTFYHEGTKETVPLYVLTALYAWHGKHHTAQITSLRERKGWN; encoded by the coding sequence ATGGATGATATTCGCTATCCGATTGGCAAATTTAAAGCTCCGGAGGCATTTCGGGAAGAAGATATAAAACAATGGGTTGCCGATATTCGCCAAGCACCCGCCAAATTGCGGGAGGCGGTCAGCGGGTTAAATGAGGAACAGCTGAATACACCGTATCGCGACGGAGGGTGGACGGTTGTGCAAGTTGTGCACCATCTCGCCGACGCAAGCATGAATGCGTTTTTGCGCACGAAATGGATATTAACAGAGGACGTGCCTTCAATTAAACCGTTTGAAGAAAGCGAGTGGGCGAAAACGATAGAAGCGTGTTCATTGCCGATCGAGTCATCGCTGCAATTGCTCGAGGGACTTCATGAGCGCTGGACTCGCTTGCTTGAGTCGCTGCGCGCCGAAGATTTCGAACGGACGTTTTATCATGAAGGAACAAAAGAAACCGTTCCTTTATATGTATTAACAGCGCTATACGCATGGCACGGGAAACATCATACGGCGCAAATTACTTCGTTGCGAGAGCGAAAAGGCTGGAACTAA
- a CDS encoding serine hydrolase domain-containing protein, which yields MTRQTMKDALKDTLDKVLNNAVSRAGGVPGVVAMITDREGNIYEGAAGVREFGKETPMTTDTVFALFSTTKAITGTALMQLVEEEKVKLDDPVKKYVPEIAEIKVLDGFDENGHPKLREPRTDITINMLMLHTAGFGYEFFSHEDRKYRDQKEIPSILTSTFDSIKSVLLFEPGERWNYGINIDWVGKVVEAVRGKRLGEVMSEYIFAPLDMNDIGFTLTPSMMERRATIHSRTKDGNIAPLPDLILPQSPEMDMGGHGLYASIGEYMKFIRMILNDGAGVLKPETVAQMAQNGLGSLKSGGWISSDPSLANDGEFYPGVQKSWSYTFQVNEDPTPTGRPAGQLMWSGLANLFYWIDRKNGIGGFWASQIFPFQDVASYLGFIEFESAVYSTLKRLGQIAT from the coding sequence ATGACAAGGCAAACCATGAAGGATGCTCTCAAAGATACTCTTGACAAAGTCTTAAATAATGCTGTAAGCAGAGCTGGAGGCGTACCTGGAGTAGTTGCAATGATAACAGATCGAGAAGGCAACATTTACGAGGGTGCGGCTGGGGTACGCGAATTTGGAAAGGAGACACCGATGACTACTGACACAGTATTTGCTCTTTTCTCAACCACTAAAGCTATCACTGGTACAGCATTGATGCAATTGGTAGAAGAAGAAAAAGTCAAGCTCGATGACCCCGTCAAAAAGTATGTGCCTGAAATTGCCGAGATTAAAGTTCTCGATGGATTTGACGAAAACGGGCATCCCAAACTAAGAGAACCTAGAACAGACATTACCATCAACATGCTGATGCTCCATACCGCCGGCTTCGGTTACGAATTCTTTAGTCATGAGGATCGAAAATATCGTGATCAAAAAGAGATTCCTTCCATACTCACCAGCACCTTTGACTCGATCAAAAGTGTGCTGCTATTCGAGCCGGGCGAACGCTGGAACTATGGTATTAACATCGACTGGGTTGGCAAGGTTGTTGAAGCCGTACGCGGTAAGCGACTGGGTGAGGTAATGTCCGAGTATATTTTTGCTCCCCTTGACATGAACGACATCGGATTTACGCTAACGCCGTCAATGATGGAACGCCGCGCAACCATCCACAGTCGCACCAAAGATGGCAATATCGCACCGCTGCCTGATCTCATCCTGCCACAATCCCCTGAAATGGACATGGGAGGACACGGTTTGTACGCCAGCATTGGTGAATATATGAAGTTTATCCGTATGATCCTAAATGACGGTGCAGGTGTGCTTAAACCAGAAACGGTCGCGCAAATGGCTCAGAACGGGCTTGGCTCATTGAAGAGCGGCGGCTGGATCTCGTCTGATCCATCTCTAGCTAATGACGGTGAGTTCTACCCTGGCGTGCAAAAGTCGTGGTCTTATACATTCCAAGTAAACGAAGATCCTACACCTACAGGGCGTCCAGCAGGTCAGTTGATGTGGTCTGGCCTGGCCAACCTGTTCTATTGGATCGACCGTAAGAACGGCATTGGTGGATTTTGGGCTTCGCAAATCTTCCCGTTCCAAGATGTGGCTTCGTACTTGGGCTTCATCGAGTTCGAGTCGGCGGTCTATAGTACGTTAAAACGGTTAGGACAAATTGCCACTTAA
- a CDS encoding alpha-glucosidase — protein sequence MKKTWWKEGVAYQIYPRSFMDSNGDGIGDLRGIIEKLDYLKDLGIDIIWICPIYKSPNADNGYDISDYHAIMKELGTMEDFELLLEEVHRRGMKLILDLVINHTSDEHPWFIESRSSRNNPKRNWYIWRDGKNGKEPNNWESIFGGSAWEYDPKTDQYYLHIFDVKQPDLNWENEEVRQELYKMINWWLDKGIDGFRVDAISHIKKKPGLPDLPNPKGLDYVPSFDGHMNQEGIMDYLRELKMQTFAHYDIMTVGEANGVTIEDAEEWVGEENGIFNMIFQFEHLGLWQKGTNGGVDVRRLKRTLTKWQKGLENRGWNALFLENHDQPRSVSTWGNDKEYLTESAKALGVMYFFMQGTPFIYQGQEIGMTNVRFPSINDYKDVAVKKMYQMEREKGRSHEEIMEVIWKAGRDNSRTPMQWSDAPNAGFTTGTPWMKVNENYQTINVEAQLRDPNSVLQFYKKMIRLRKENEVFIYGTYNLLLEKHPTIYAYTRTLGDEKAVIIVNLSAKPAMYRYDGIRLNSENLVLQNYDVKPHKNATRLKLKPYEARVYLWN from the coding sequence TTGAAGAAAACTTGGTGGAAAGAGGGAGTCGCGTATCAAATTTATCCGAGAAGCTTCATGGATTCAAATGGAGACGGAATTGGCGATCTTCGCGGAATTATCGAGAAACTTGATTATTTAAAAGATCTGGGAATCGATATTATATGGATTTGCCCGATCTACAAGTCGCCGAATGCCGATAACGGATATGATATTAGCGACTATCACGCGATTATGAAAGAGCTTGGAACGATGGAAGACTTTGAATTGCTGTTGGAAGAAGTTCATCGGCGCGGCATGAAATTGATTTTAGATTTGGTCATTAATCATACGAGCGATGAACATCCATGGTTTATTGAATCGCGTTCATCGCGGAATAACCCGAAACGGAATTGGTACATTTGGCGCGATGGAAAAAATGGTAAAGAGCCAAACAATTGGGAAAGCATTTTTGGCGGATCGGCGTGGGAGTATGATCCGAAAACCGATCAATATTATTTGCATATATTTGACGTGAAGCAGCCGGATTTAAATTGGGAAAACGAAGAAGTGCGTCAGGAGCTGTATAAAATGATTAATTGGTGGCTGGATAAAGGAATTGACGGCTTCCGTGTCGATGCGATTTCTCATATCAAGAAAAAACCGGGATTGCCGGATTTGCCGAATCCGAAAGGGCTTGACTATGTTCCTTCATTTGATGGCCATATGAACCAAGAGGGGATTATGGATTATTTACGAGAGCTTAAAATGCAAACGTTTGCGCACTATGATATTATGACGGTTGGCGAAGCAAACGGTGTTACGATCGAAGACGCGGAAGAATGGGTCGGCGAAGAAAACGGAATCTTCAATATGATTTTCCAGTTTGAACATTTAGGGCTATGGCAAAAAGGAACAAACGGCGGAGTGGATGTGCGCCGATTAAAGCGCACGTTGACAAAATGGCAAAAAGGGTTGGAAAACCGCGGCTGGAACGCGTTGTTTTTAGAAAACCATGATCAGCCTCGTTCTGTTTCAACATGGGGAAATGATAAGGAATACCTTACTGAAAGTGCGAAGGCGCTCGGCGTGATGTACTTTTTCATGCAAGGGACTCCTTTCATTTATCAAGGACAAGAAATCGGCATGACGAACGTCCGCTTTCCGAGCATCAACGATTACAAAGATGTTGCGGTTAAAAAGATGTACCAGATGGAACGGGAAAAAGGGCGCTCCCATGAAGAAATAATGGAAGTAATTTGGAAGGCAGGACGCGACAATTCGCGAACTCCGATGCAATGGTCCGATGCGCCAAACGCTGGATTTACGACAGGAACGCCATGGATGAAAGTGAACGAAAACTATCAGACCATCAACGTCGAGGCGCAATTGCGCGACCCGAATTCCGTTCTTCAGTTTTACAAAAAAATGATTCGGCTTCGCAAAGAAAACGAAGTGTTTATTTACGGAACATACAATTTGCTTTTAGAAAAGCATCCGACGATTTACGCGTATACAAGAACGCTCGGAGACGAAAAAGCGGTTATTATTGTCAATTTAAGCGCCAAACCGGCTATGTACCGTTATGATGGCATTCGTTTAAATTCAGAAAACTTAGTGCTGCAAAACTATGACGTAAAACCTCACAAAAACGCGACGCGCTTGAAGCTAAAGCCTTATGAAGCGCGTGTGTATCTATGGAATTAG
- a CDS encoding ketopantoate reductase family protein, producing the protein MRILVVGAGAVGGYFGGRLLEKGLDVTFLVRERRKKQLQERGLVIHSVHGDAALKPKLLVTGERAEPFDVIIFSNKAYHLPEAIRDAKPYVGTKTIILPLLNGMAHMDMLWHEFGKENVLGGLCFIETTLDEHGEIVQTSASHDVRFGEWSGERTERIAALEQLFSGCNARFHSSGRIVTDMWNKYLFIATMSGVTTLFRAPIGPIRSGKYGQEIIFELLKEIATVMRAHGAPIADDVEEQQLAQLNKIEAAMKSSMQRDMEKRQLIEADHLQGYLLSLAEQYDIATPLLKTVYHNLKIYEANRSKAE; encoded by the coding sequence ATGCGCATACTTGTTGTTGGTGCGGGAGCGGTCGGCGGTTATTTCGGCGGACGCTTATTGGAAAAAGGGCTGGATGTGACATTTCTCGTTCGCGAGCGAAGAAAAAAGCAGTTGCAAGAACGGGGACTTGTGATTCATAGCGTTCACGGAGATGCGGCGTTAAAGCCAAAACTGCTTGTGACGGGAGAAAGAGCGGAGCCGTTTGATGTCATTATTTTTTCAAATAAAGCGTATCATTTGCCGGAAGCAATTCGCGACGCGAAACCGTATGTTGGAACAAAAACGATCATTTTACCGCTGTTAAACGGCATGGCCCATATGGACATGCTTTGGCATGAGTTTGGAAAGGAAAACGTATTAGGAGGGCTTTGTTTTATTGAAACGACGCTGGACGAGCATGGAGAAATCGTACAGACGAGTGCTTCCCATGACGTTCGATTTGGGGAGTGGTCCGGGGAGCGGACGGAGCGCATTGCGGCGTTGGAACAATTGTTTTCCGGCTGCAACGCCCGTTTTCACTCAAGTGGGAGAATTGTCACCGATATGTGGAATAAATATTTATTTATCGCGACAATGTCAGGAGTGACAACGTTGTTTCGCGCGCCGATTGGTCCAATTCGTTCGGGAAAGTACGGACAGGAAATTATTTTCGAATTGTTAAAAGAAATCGCAACAGTAATGCGGGCGCATGGCGCGCCGATTGCTGATGATGTCGAGGAACAACAGCTCGCGCAATTAAACAAAATAGAAGCGGCGATGAAATCGTCGATGCAACGTGATATGGAAAAAAGGCAGCTTATTGAAGCGGACCATTTGCAAGGCTATTTGCTTTCGTTAGCGGAACAATACGACATCGCAACGCCGCTGTTAAAAACAGTGTATCATAATCTCAAAATTTATGAGGCGAACCGTTCCAAAGCAGAGTAA
- a CDS encoding YbdD/YjiX family protein: MRKWVQTILAYRKQFLDLLVGVPNYEKYVEHMKTHHPGEPIKSRKEFFCEMQEARYNGKGGKVSRCC; encoded by the coding sequence ATGCGTAAGTGGGTTCAAACGATTTTGGCTTATCGTAAGCAATTTCTTGATTTGCTTGTCGGTGTTCCAAACTACGAGAAATATGTAGAACATATGAAAACGCATCATCCAGGAGAGCCGATCAAATCAAGAAAGGAGTTTTTCTGCGAAATGCAGGAAGCGCGTTATAACGGTAAAGGCGGGAAAGTGTCGCGATGTTGCTAA
- a CDS encoding carbon starvation CstA family protein: MKGLKSVLLWGLISALGAVGFAVLALSRGETVNAIWLIVAAVCTYAVAYRFYSKFIARKVFGLDDNRKTPAEVFNDGKDYVPTNKWVLFGHHFAAIAGAGPLVGPILAAQMGYLPGTLWIIIGVVLGGAVQDFIILFASMRRNGKSLGEMVKEEIGPVTGFVASLGILGIMIILLAVLALVVVKALVGSPWGMFTIAATIPIAILMGIYMRFIRPGRVAEASLIGFVLLIVSLVAGQHVAEHPTLAKIFTLKGETIAILMIIYGFVASALPVWLLLAPRDYLSTFLKIGTIVGLALGILVVAPDLQMPALTKFVDGTGPVFAGDLFPFLFITIACGAVSGFHALVSSGTTPKMIETESHARPIGYGAMLMESFVAIMALVAACVLTPGAYFAINSPAAVIGQDVVQAAKVVSSWGFTVTPDMLTALAKDVGEQTILSRTGGAPTLAIGMAVILSNVIGGKTLMAFWYHFAILFEALFILTTIDAGTRVGRFMIQDILGHFYKPLGKTDSLVSNIIATTLCVLAWGYFLYQGVVDPLGGINTLWPLFGIANQMLAGIALLFGTTVLFKMGKKAYVWVTLIPTTWLLVVTMTAGCQKLFHSDPKIGFLSHADMFKNELNQGKILAPATNEAQMRQIIMNDYIDATLCAIFMLVVIAMLISCVNMWVKVLQNKHVPLKESPYIPRNGGNEVKHYA; the protein is encoded by the coding sequence GTGAAAGGATTAAAATCGGTCTTGCTTTGGGGGCTTATTTCTGCACTCGGGGCAGTAGGATTTGCAGTTCTCGCATTAAGCCGTGGCGAGACGGTGAATGCGATTTGGTTAATTGTCGCTGCTGTATGTACGTATGCCGTAGCGTATCGTTTTTATAGCAAATTTATCGCTCGCAAAGTGTTTGGACTTGACGACAACCGCAAAACGCCTGCGGAAGTGTTTAATGACGGAAAAGATTATGTCCCGACAAACAAATGGGTATTATTCGGACATCATTTTGCGGCAATCGCCGGCGCCGGGCCGCTTGTCGGACCGATTTTAGCGGCGCAAATGGGATATTTGCCGGGAACGCTTTGGATTATTATCGGCGTTGTTTTAGGCGGAGCAGTCCAGGATTTTATTATTTTATTCGCATCGATGCGGCGCAACGGCAAATCGCTTGGCGAGATGGTGAAGGAAGAAATTGGCCCAGTTACAGGGTTTGTTGCATCTCTTGGCATTTTAGGAATCATGATTATTTTATTAGCTGTTTTAGCGTTGGTTGTTGTGAAAGCGCTTGTAGGAAGCCCATGGGGAATGTTTACGATTGCCGCAACGATTCCAATTGCGATTTTGATGGGAATTTACATGCGCTTTATTCGTCCCGGGCGCGTTGCGGAAGCATCTTTGATCGGGTTTGTGCTCCTGATTGTTTCTTTGGTAGCTGGCCAGCATGTCGCTGAACACCCGACGTTGGCGAAAATATTTACATTAAAAGGCGAGACAATTGCAATTTTGATGATTATTTACGGGTTTGTCGCATCGGCATTACCGGTATGGCTACTGCTCGCGCCGCGCGACTATTTGAGCACGTTTTTAAAAATCGGAACGATTGTTGGGCTAGCGCTAGGAATTTTAGTGGTTGCACCTGATTTGCAAATGCCAGCGTTGACGAAATTTGTCGATGGCACTGGCCCGGTGTTTGCCGGGGACTTATTCCCGTTTCTGTTTATTACGATTGCCTGCGGTGCGGTGTCTGGATTCCATGCGCTCGTTTCATCTGGCACAACTCCGAAAATGATTGAAACAGAAAGCCACGCTCGTCCAATCGGGTATGGGGCAATGCTGATGGAATCGTTCGTAGCGATTATGGCGCTTGTCGCTGCGTGTGTGTTAACTCCTGGAGCCTATTTTGCGATTAACAGCCCGGCTGCGGTGATTGGGCAAGATGTGGTGCAAGCGGCAAAAGTCGTGTCTTCGTGGGGATTCACTGTTACGCCTGACATGCTTACAGCACTTGCTAAAGATGTCGGTGAGCAAACGATTTTATCGCGGACTGGCGGAGCGCCGACGCTAGCGATTGGAATGGCTGTCATTCTTTCCAATGTAATTGGTGGAAAAACATTAATGGCGTTCTGGTACCATTTTGCGATTTTGTTTGAAGCCCTCTTTATTTTAACGACAATTGACGCGGGCACGCGCGTTGGACGCTTTATGATTCAAGATATTCTCGGCCATTTCTATAAGCCGCTTGGAAAAACGGATTCGTTAGTTTCCAATATTATTGCGACGACATTATGTGTATTGGCTTGGGGCTATTTCTTATATCAAGGGGTAGTCGATCCTCTTGGCGGTATTAATACGTTGTGGCCGCTTTTCGGCATTGCCAACCAAATGCTCGCAGGAATTGCGCTGTTATTCGGCACGACGGTGCTGTTCAAAATGGGCAAAAAAGCCTATGTGTGGGTGACGTTGATTCCAACGACATGGCTTTTAGTCGTAACAATGACAGCCGGGTGCCAAAAGCTGTTCCACAGCGATCCAAAAATTGGCTTTCTATCTCATGCCGATATGTTTAAAAATGAATTAAATCAAGGGAAAATATTGGCACCTGCAACCAATGAAGCGCAAATGCGACAAATTATTATGAACGACTATATTGATGCAACATTATGTGCCATTTTTATGCTTGTCGTGATCGCGATGCTGATTTCATGCGTCAATATGTGGGTGAAAGTATTGCAAAATAAACATGTGCCGTTAAAAGAATCGCCTTACATTCCAAGAAATGGAGGAAATGAGGTTAAACATTATGCGTAA